In Micromonospora sp. WMMA1363, a genomic segment contains:
- a CDS encoding PHP domain-containing protein: MTARDPIADLRRIAFLLERANEATYRVRAFRAAAAALAALPATEVAERAGTGKLTELSGVGDVTARCVAESLAGEEPVYLRRLVATEGADLGAEATVLRTALRGDCHTHSDWSDGGSPIEEMALAAAELGHEYLVLTDHSPRLKVARGLTADRLGRQLDHVARLNEALPGGFRILTGIEVDILADGSLDQDEELLARLDVVVGSVHSGLNDERGKMTRRMLAAVANPHLDILGHCTGRMVSSRPAGVTGPGDRAHRPRTRRESDFDADAVFAACAERGVAVEVNSRPERQDPPKRLIRRALEAGCVFAINTDAHAPGQLDWQRFGCERAAACGVTADQVVNTWPAQRLVDWAADR; encoded by the coding sequence ATGACCGCCCGGGATCCCATCGCCGACCTGCGCCGGATCGCCTTCCTGCTGGAGCGGGCCAACGAGGCCACCTACCGGGTCCGCGCCTTTCGCGCGGCCGCGGCCGCGCTGGCCGCGCTGCCGGCGACGGAGGTGGCGGAACGGGCGGGTACCGGCAAGCTCACCGAGCTGTCCGGGGTCGGCGACGTCACCGCCCGCTGCGTCGCCGAGTCCCTCGCCGGCGAGGAGCCGGTCTATCTGCGCCGGCTGGTTGCCACCGAGGGGGCCGACCTGGGGGCGGAGGCGACCGTCCTGCGCACCGCCCTGCGCGGTGACTGCCACACCCACTCGGACTGGTCAGACGGCGGCTCGCCGATCGAGGAGATGGCGCTCGCCGCCGCCGAGCTGGGCCACGAGTACCTGGTGCTGACTGACCACTCGCCCCGTCTGAAGGTGGCCCGGGGCCTCACCGCCGACCGGCTGGGCCGCCAACTCGACCACGTCGCGAGGCTGAACGAGGCGCTTCCCGGGGGGTTCCGGATCCTCACCGGCATCGAGGTGGACATCCTCGCCGACGGCTCGCTGGACCAGGACGAGGAGCTGCTGGCCCGGCTCGACGTGGTGGTCGGCTCGGTGCACAGCGGCCTCAACGACGAGCGTGGAAAGATGACCCGCCGGATGCTGGCGGCGGTCGCCAACCCGCACCTGGACATCCTCGGTCACTGCACGGGCCGGATGGTGTCCTCCCGGCCGGCTGGCGTGACCGGGCCGGGCGATCGGGCGCACCGGCCGCGTACCCGACGCGAGAGCGACTTCGACGCGGACGCCGTCTTCGCGGCCTGCGCTGAGCGAGGCGTCGCAGTGGAAGTCAACTCCCGGCCAGAGCGGCAGGACCCACCGAAGCGGTTGATTCGGCGGGCACTGGAGGCTGGCTGCGTCTTCGCCATCAACACCGACGCGCACGCCCCGGGGCAGCTCGACTGGCAGCGCTTCGGCTGCGAACGCGCCGCCGCTTGCGGCGTGACCGCCGACCAGGTGGTGAACACCTGGCCGGCGCAGCGCCTCGTCGACTGGGCCGCGGACCGTTAA
- a CDS encoding IS701 family transposase: MVGSWDAGLEELFFRFAHRFERVEPRRRAWAYVRGLLAPLERRNGWTLAEQAGHVSPDGLQGMLCSAAWDRDAVRDDVRDYVVDQIGDAAGVLIADETGFVKKGRASAGVQRQYSGTAGKTENCQIGTFLCYATPRGRALIDRELYLPKSWTGDRDRCRRSAIPDAVGFATKPQQAQAMLERAVTAGVPFSWFTADEAYGQNPGLRGWLEDRDIAYVMATRRDDRVPSGLHTTTGVDELIGRVRAGAWQRLSCGDGAHGPRRYDWARLPIRRTFAHGRRGWVLARRSITDPGDIAYYVCFGPRGTRLRDLVRVAGSRWSVEESFQTAKNEVGLDQYQVRRYDAWYAHITLAMAAAAFLVVTRALEAAKGAPPQTSAARSR; encoded by the coding sequence GTGGTCGGGTCGTGGGATGCCGGGTTGGAGGAGTTGTTCTTCCGGTTCGCGCATCGGTTTGAGCGGGTGGAGCCGCGGCGGCGGGCATGGGCGTATGTGCGGGGGCTACTGGCACCGTTGGAGCGGCGTAACGGCTGGACCCTCGCGGAGCAGGCTGGGCATGTGTCGCCGGACGGGTTGCAGGGCATGTTGTGCAGCGCGGCGTGGGATCGGGACGCGGTCCGCGATGACGTGCGCGATTACGTGGTGGACCAGATCGGCGATGCGGCCGGGGTGCTCATCGCTGACGAGACGGGGTTCGTCAAGAAGGGCCGTGCGTCGGCGGGGGTCCAACGGCAGTATTCGGGTACGGCGGGCAAGACCGAGAACTGCCAGATCGGCACGTTCCTGTGCTACGCCACGCCGCGGGGTCGGGCGTTGATCGATCGGGAGTTGTACCTGCCCAAGTCGTGGACCGGTGATCGGGACCGGTGCCGGCGCTCGGCGATCCCGGACGCCGTCGGGTTCGCGACCAAGCCGCAGCAGGCGCAGGCCATGCTGGAGCGGGCGGTCACCGCGGGGGTGCCGTTTTCGTGGTTCACGGCCGATGAGGCCTACGGGCAGAACCCTGGCCTGCGGGGCTGGTTGGAGGATCGGGACATCGCGTACGTGATGGCCACCCGACGCGACGATCGGGTGCCCTCCGGGCTGCACACCACCACCGGTGTCGACGAGCTGATCGGCAGGGTGCGTGCGGGCGCGTGGCAACGACTGTCGTGTGGTGACGGCGCGCACGGGCCGCGCCGCTACGACTGGGCTCGGCTGCCGATCCGCCGCACCTTTGCCCACGGCCGCCGCGGCTGGGTCCTGGCCCGACGCTCGATCACGGATCCCGGCGACATCGCCTACTACGTCTGCTTCGGCCCCCGCGGCACCCGACTACGCGACCTGGTGCGGGTCGCCGGTAGCCGTTGGTCGGTGGAGGAATCGTTCCAGACCGCGAAGAACGAGGTCGGCCTGGACCAGTACCAGGTCCGCCGCTACGACGCCTGGTACGCCCACATCACCCTCGCGATGGCCGCCGCCGCGTTCCTCGTCGTCACCCGCGCCCTCGAAGCCGCAAAGGGGGCACCACCGCAAACGAGCGCAGCCAGATCCCGCTGA
- a CDS encoding tRNA adenosine deaminase-associated protein has translation MSYFAAAVVRDESGWTAAEVNLRGVTDVDDVAERLRDVDTDADLSLLFVEAEDAYLVILRLDEGEDLRIFGSDSAYAEESRLGALLVGDLKASVTGVDETEASHRAGGDEDGEQPAADPEADPVGDADLLADVGVPATKLLPLCGHEGMLPADVTAEICTLLGCADEVEELREV, from the coding sequence GTGTCGTATTTCGCTGCGGCGGTGGTGCGCGACGAGAGCGGCTGGACCGCCGCCGAGGTGAACCTTCGTGGCGTCACCGACGTCGACGATGTCGCCGAACGGTTGCGTGACGTCGACACGGACGCCGACCTTTCGCTGCTCTTCGTCGAGGCGGAGGACGCGTACCTGGTGATCCTGCGTCTTGACGAGGGCGAGGACCTGCGGATCTTCGGCTCGGACTCGGCGTACGCGGAGGAGTCCCGCCTGGGCGCGCTGCTGGTGGGGGACCTCAAGGCCTCGGTCACCGGGGTGGACGAGACCGAGGCGTCCCATCGAGCTGGCGGCGACGAGGACGGCGAGCAGCCGGCCGCCGATCCGGAGGCGGATCCGGTCGGGGACGCGGATCTCCTCGCCGACGTGGGCGTGCCGGCGACGAAGCTGCTTCCGCTCTGCGGGCACGAAGGCATGCTGCCGGCCGACGTCACCGCCGAGATCTGCACGCTGCTGGGCTGCGCCGACGAGGTCGAGGAACTGCGTGAGGTCTGA
- a CDS encoding IS1380 family transposase, producing MKKIPGLAGRVRVGAPDASLTPVSGVVAVAELVGRLGVTAALDDAVGRIKQRDRGLSGGEFLVAVAQAQMCGAQFWVGLDRRRADTAGEALSAVPTPAASTAVELASRFGPAQVAGIEEGIGEIACRVVGLLPAARRAVLRTGGATIDLDGTDVEVYGAKKEGIAYSYKGARAGRPHVATWAEAGVVTAADLLAGDEDPRPGAGSLIERSVATLNAAGVTARPKVRGDVGYFAKDIAQAAVEAGCDFSLGVTRNPAVWRAAAAIPDDAWRKAERMKGAQVAVCDYAPAGWPPATMTVVRRVKVHATDISADPRARRRRTIPKAQLTLALDGLVGHVYAYSFIATNLDVSTPAKTVAVEAWHRMRTDIEDRIRDAKHGAALRHLPSGSRAANTVWMWGALLAVNLSAWLQELAGLDDGDGRGRNHLGTLRHRLITVPARLVRHARQVTLRLPPRQQLLAQVLARLRRLPIWT from the coding sequence GTGAAGAAGATACCTGGTTTGGCAGGTCGTGTCCGTGTTGGCGCACCGGACGCGTCGCTGACGCCGGTCTCGGGTGTGGTGGCGGTGGCCGAGTTGGTCGGCCGGCTGGGCGTGACCGCCGCGCTGGACGACGCCGTGGGCCGAATCAAGCAGCGGGATCGAGGATTGTCCGGCGGAGAGTTCCTGGTCGCGGTGGCGCAGGCGCAGATGTGCGGCGCGCAGTTTTGGGTGGGTCTGGATCGCCGCCGCGCCGATACGGCGGGTGAGGCGTTGTCCGCGGTGCCCACGCCGGCGGCGAGCACCGCGGTGGAGTTGGCGTCTCGGTTCGGTCCGGCGCAGGTGGCTGGTATCGAGGAAGGCATCGGGGAGATCGCCTGCCGGGTTGTCGGTTTGCTGCCGGCCGCCCGGCGGGCGGTGCTGCGCACCGGTGGGGCCACCATCGACCTGGACGGCACCGACGTCGAGGTGTACGGGGCCAAGAAGGAAGGGATCGCCTACAGCTACAAGGGCGCCCGGGCCGGGCGCCCGCACGTGGCCACGTGGGCGGAGGCCGGGGTGGTGACCGCCGCGGACCTCCTCGCCGGTGATGAAGACCCCCGCCCGGGAGCGGGCTCGCTGATCGAACGCAGCGTGGCCACCCTCAACGCGGCCGGGGTCACCGCCCGGCCGAAGGTCCGCGGCGATGTGGGCTACTTCGCCAAGGACATCGCGCAGGCCGCGGTGGAGGCCGGCTGCGACTTTTCCCTCGGAGTGACCCGCAACCCCGCGGTCTGGCGAGCCGCGGCCGCGATCCCCGACGATGCATGGCGCAAAGCCGAACGGATGAAAGGCGCCCAGGTCGCCGTGTGCGACTACGCACCGGCCGGCTGGCCACCCGCCACCATGACCGTGGTGCGGCGGGTCAAGGTCCACGCTACCGATATCTCGGCCGACCCACGCGCCCGCCGCCGGCGCACCATCCCCAAAGCTCAACTCACGCTCGCCCTGGACGGCCTGGTCGGGCACGTGTACGCGTACTCGTTCATCGCCACCAACCTGGATGTGTCCACCCCGGCGAAGACGGTCGCGGTGGAGGCCTGGCACCGGATGCGCACCGACATCGAAGATCGCATCCGGGATGCCAAGCACGGCGCCGCGCTGCGGCACCTGCCCTCCGGCAGCCGGGCGGCCAACACGGTGTGGATGTGGGGGGCGCTGCTGGCCGTCAACCTGTCCGCCTGGCTGCAGGAACTGGCCGGCCTCGACGACGGCGACGGACGAGGCCGCAACCACCTCGGCACCCTGCGCCACCGGCTGATCACCGTGCCCGCCCGGCTGGTCCGCCACGCCCGGCAGGTCACCCTACGGCTACCCCCGAGGCAACAGTTACTGGCTCAGGTCCTGGCCCGGCTCCGCCGGCTACCCATCTGGACCTGA
- a CDS encoding DUF885 domain-containing protein: protein MGQIDDMANRHVADWATLSPTGATYVGIAGYDDQLDDLSPDGYAARADLTRRTLADLDVTEPESESERTAKEAMQERLGLDLARYEAGEVGTEVSVITSGLHDVRSVFDLMPTAGEEARVNIAARLNRFAGALEDYKTTLRQAAATGHVSARAQLLEVAKQCDVWVAPDGDNFFHGLVERLDEEGTLGAELRRGAAAATAATAGFGQFLRTELAPLGRERQAAGRERYELASQYFLGARVDLDETYAWGFAELARLETDMRTVAARIVGPGATVDEAVAALDADPARTIQGKEAFRDWMQALADKAISGLQGSHFDIPEQVRRIECCLAPTSDGAIYYTGPSEDFSRPGRMWWAVPQGITDFSTWREVTTVYHEGVPGHHLQVAQTAVRAEKLNRWQRLLCWVSGHGEGWALYAERLMDELGYLEDAGDKLGMLDGQAFRAARVIVDIGMHLELKIPVDNPFGFHPGERWTPELGWEFMRAHCRVPDENLRFELNRYLGWPGQAPSYKVGERIWLQARNDAQARKGAGFDLKEFHRQALDLGSLGLDPLRRALARL, encoded by the coding sequence GTGGGACAAATCGATGACATGGCCAATCGCCACGTGGCCGACTGGGCCACGCTGAGCCCGACCGGCGCGACCTACGTCGGCATCGCCGGCTACGACGACCAGCTCGACGACCTGTCGCCCGACGGGTACGCGGCCCGCGCCGACCTGACCCGGCGGACTCTCGCCGACCTCGACGTGACCGAGCCGGAATCGGAGTCGGAACGCACTGCCAAGGAGGCCATGCAGGAACGGCTCGGCCTCGACCTTGCCCGCTACGAGGCGGGAGAGGTCGGTACCGAGGTCAGCGTCATCACCAGCGGCCTGCACGACGTCCGCTCGGTCTTCGACCTGATGCCTACCGCCGGCGAGGAGGCACGGGTCAACATCGCGGCCCGGCTCAACCGCTTCGCCGGCGCGCTGGAGGACTACAAGACCACCCTTCGGCAGGCGGCCGCGACCGGCCACGTCAGCGCACGGGCGCAGCTGCTGGAGGTCGCGAAGCAGTGCGACGTCTGGGTGGCCCCGGACGGCGACAACTTCTTCCACGGGCTCGTCGAGCGGCTGGACGAGGAGGGCACCCTCGGTGCCGAGCTGCGCCGCGGCGCGGCGGCCGCCACCGCGGCTACGGCCGGGTTCGGCCAGTTCCTCCGTACCGAGCTGGCCCCGCTCGGCCGGGAGCGGCAGGCCGCCGGCCGGGAGCGCTACGAGCTGGCATCGCAGTACTTCCTCGGCGCGCGGGTCGACCTCGACGAGACGTACGCCTGGGGGTTCGCGGAGCTGGCTCGGCTCGAGACCGACATGCGGACGGTGGCCGCCCGGATCGTCGGGCCCGGCGCGACCGTCGACGAGGCGGTGGCGGCACTCGACGCCGATCCGGCCCGCACCATCCAGGGCAAGGAGGCGTTCCGTGACTGGATGCAGGCGCTCGCCGACAAGGCGATCAGCGGGCTGCAGGGCAGCCACTTCGACATCCCCGAACAGGTGCGCCGGATCGAGTGTTGCCTGGCCCCGACGAGTGACGGCGCCATCTACTACACCGGCCCGAGCGAGGACTTCTCTCGGCCGGGCCGGATGTGGTGGGCGGTGCCGCAGGGCATCACCGACTTCTCCACCTGGCGTGAGGTCACCACCGTCTACCACGAGGGCGTGCCGGGCCACCACCTGCAGGTCGCGCAGACGGCGGTCCGCGCCGAGAAGCTGAACCGCTGGCAGCGGCTGCTCTGCTGGGTGTCCGGACACGGCGAGGGCTGGGCCCTGTACGCGGAACGGCTGATGGACGAGCTGGGCTACCTGGAGGACGCGGGCGACAAGCTCGGCATGTTGGACGGCCAGGCGTTCCGGGCCGCCCGGGTGATCGTCGACATCGGGATGCACCTGGAGTTGAAGATTCCCGTCGACAACCCGTTCGGTTTCCACCCCGGCGAACGGTGGACGCCGGAGCTGGGCTGGGAGTTCATGCGGGCCCACTGCCGGGTGCCGGACGAGAACCTGCGCTTCGAGCTGAACCGCTACCTGGGCTGGCCGGGGCAGGCACCGTCCTACAAGGTCGGTGAGCGAATCTGGTTGCAGGCCCGGAACGACGCGCAGGCCCGCAAGGGGGCCGGCTTCGACCTGAAGGAGTTCCACCGGCAGGCGCTCGACCTCGGCTCCCTCGGGCTGGATCCGCTCCGCCGGGCGCTCGCCCGGCTCTAG
- a CDS encoding DMT family transporter: MTVDFTPDRAALRSWLPGFLALAAIWGSSFLFIKVGVAELHPLQLTFYRVAAGALTLLVVLLVLRDRLPREPRVWAHLFVIAAIGVVVPFTLFGYGERRVESMLAGIWNATTPLVVLPMAVLVFRTERLTARRAAGLGLGFAGVLVVLGVWEGVGGSHFTGQLMCFGAAACYGIAIPYQKKYIAGSAHSGLSLSAAQLLVAAAQLAVVTPLVAGVPPAPTSLSPEVAASALALGALGTGLAFVIHLRNIRVAGASTASTVTYLIPVFAVLIGALVLDERLTWHQPVGALVVLLGVAVTQGLVGRRRPAAVTDGPAAVPAAEPAVPGRASS; this comes from the coding sequence GTGACAGTCGACTTCACTCCTGACCGGGCGGCACTACGTAGCTGGCTTCCCGGCTTCCTCGCGCTGGCCGCGATCTGGGGTTCCAGCTTTCTGTTCATCAAGGTCGGGGTGGCGGAGCTGCACCCGCTCCAGCTCACCTTCTACCGCGTCGCCGCGGGGGCGCTGACGCTGCTCGTCGTGCTGTTGGTGCTGCGCGACCGGCTGCCTCGCGAGCCGCGGGTGTGGGCCCACCTCTTCGTGATCGCGGCGATCGGCGTGGTGGTGCCGTTCACCCTCTTCGGCTACGGCGAGCGGCGGGTCGAGTCCATGCTGGCCGGAATCTGGAACGCCACCACCCCGCTGGTGGTGCTGCCGATGGCGGTACTGGTCTTTCGCACCGAGCGGCTGACAGCGCGCCGGGCGGCCGGTCTGGGGCTCGGCTTCGCCGGGGTGCTGGTGGTGCTCGGGGTCTGGGAGGGCGTCGGCGGGTCGCACTTCACCGGCCAGCTGATGTGCTTCGGCGCGGCGGCCTGCTACGGCATCGCCATCCCGTACCAGAAGAAGTACATCGCCGGCAGCGCGCACTCGGGACTCTCGCTCTCCGCGGCCCAACTGTTGGTCGCGGCGGCGCAGCTGGCGGTCGTCACGCCGCTGGTCGCCGGGGTTCCGCCGGCGCCGACCTCGCTGTCGCCGGAGGTGGCGGCCAGTGCCCTCGCGCTGGGCGCGCTCGGCACCGGGCTGGCCTTCGTCATCCACCTTCGCAACATCCGGGTGGCCGGGGCGAGCACCGCCTCCACGGTGACATACCTGATCCCGGTCTTCGCGGTGCTGATCGGCGCGCTGGTGCTCGACGAGCGGCTGACCTGGCACCAGCCGGTCGGCGCGCTGGTGGTGCTCCTCGGCGTTGCCGTCACGCAGGGCCTGGTCGGTCGGCGCCGACCGGCGGCGGTCACCGACGGCCCAGCGGCCGTGCCCGCCGCCGAGCCCGCCGTGCCGGGCAGGGCATCCTCCTGA
- a CDS encoding DUF6230 family protein has product MQDRFDNPGRTRWRRFAALMVPATAVAGAIVFGMSNGAIAASFAVSGQTFKVSATELSGTGFVQYGGIAQEEDGTPHPVAVSGIRDAKLYDLCQSVKVPGAPVVLTINAGGGGKPATANELLIDMDLLEGDAEFRNINIGQDASTLTGGPTGAVGEKKSFGQQSDTVVIKNVRQVARSTHAGTFNLTGLRLKVNVGADAKECF; this is encoded by the coding sequence GTGCAGGATCGGTTCGACAACCCGGGTCGTACCCGGTGGCGGCGCTTCGCCGCGCTCATGGTGCCGGCGACGGCTGTCGCCGGCGCGATCGTGTTCGGCATGTCCAACGGCGCGATCGCCGCCTCGTTCGCCGTCTCCGGCCAGACCTTCAAGGTCTCCGCCACCGAGCTGAGTGGCACGGGCTTCGTCCAGTACGGCGGCATCGCCCAGGAGGAGGACGGCACGCCGCACCCGGTGGCGGTGTCCGGCATCCGCGACGCCAAGCTCTACGACCTGTGTCAGTCGGTCAAGGTGCCCGGCGCGCCGGTGGTCTTGACGATCAACGCTGGCGGGGGCGGCAAACCGGCCACCGCGAACGAGCTGCTGATCGACATGGACCTGCTCGAGGGCGACGCCGAGTTCAGAAACATCAACATCGGTCAGGATGCGTCCACCCTGACCGGCGGCCCGACGGGCGCCGTCGGTGAGAAGAAGTCCTTCGGCCAGCAGTCCGACACGGTGGTCATCAAGAACGTGCGTCAGGTTGCGCGTTCCACCCATGCTGGCACGTTCAACCTGACCGGGCTGAGGCTCAAGGTCAACGTCGGCGCGGACGCCAAGGAATGTTTCTGA
- a CDS encoding nucleoside deaminase: protein MRRALSVAVTGADTATDTIDDIPVGAVLYSPDGTELATGHNERELTGDPTAHAEVLALRRAAGRLGRWRLDGCTLVVTLEPCTMCAGALVLARVSTVVFGAWEPKTGAAGSLWDVLRDRRLNHRPEVYGGVLETETAALLRAFFR from the coding sequence ATGCGCCGGGCGCTGAGCGTTGCTGTCACCGGAGCCGACACCGCGACCGACACCATCGACGACATCCCGGTCGGCGCGGTGCTCTACAGCCCGGACGGCACGGAGCTGGCGACCGGACACAACGAGCGGGAGCTGACCGGCGACCCGACCGCGCACGCGGAGGTGCTCGCCCTGCGTCGGGCTGCCGGCCGGCTGGGCCGCTGGCGACTTGATGGCTGCACGCTCGTGGTCACCCTGGAGCCGTGCACGATGTGCGCGGGCGCGTTGGTCCTGGCCCGGGTCTCGACTGTCGTGTTCGGGGCGTGGGAGCCGAAGACCGGCGCGGCCGGCTCGCTCTGGGACGTGCTGCGTGACCGCCGCCTCAACCACCGTCCCGAGGTCTACGGCGGGGTCCTCGAAACCGAGACCGCTGCGCTCCTGCGCGCCTTCTTCAGGTGA
- a CDS encoding thioesterase family protein gives MSHALADPPAVDFGHVAHTTVHFDDLDALGVLHNARYAVLLERALTPYWAERGVAFQGARSAPDAVHAVREFAITYRAPITATGPVAVHFWLERLGTSSAEYAFQIRSVDGTTVYAEGRRAIVRIDPATMRPAPWTDAARAVGATLLRPQG, from the coding sequence ATGAGCCACGCCCTCGCCGACCCGCCCGCCGTCGACTTCGGGCACGTCGCCCACACCACCGTGCACTTCGATGACCTCGACGCCCTCGGGGTCCTGCACAACGCCCGGTACGCGGTGCTGCTGGAACGTGCACTCACCCCGTACTGGGCCGAGCGTGGGGTGGCCTTCCAGGGCGCACGAAGCGCGCCGGACGCCGTCCACGCGGTCCGCGAGTTCGCCATCACCTACCGGGCGCCGATCACCGCCACCGGACCGGTGGCGGTGCACTTCTGGCTCGAACGCCTCGGCACCAGCAGCGCCGAATACGCGTTCCAGATCCGCTCCGTCGACGGCACGACGGTGTACGCCGAGGGCCGGCGGGCGATCGTCCGGATCGACCCGGCGACGATGCGTCCGGCGCCGTGGACCGACGCCGCCCGAGCGGTGGGCGCGACCCTGCTCCGGCCGCAGGGGTAG
- a CDS encoding M23 family metallopeptidase: MPPPPTGRRPAYLVLLLLVSALTAGCATTRPGAVADRPTGLPTAVQPGTPTSGPAQAPTSAGPSAAATRAALRHVFPVRARSIAYHPTHSVYPGTDIFADCGEPVVAVTEGTVLEVSRVDRFDRRGPLGPWNGGLSVSLLGDDGVRYYGSHLTEVTAGIDSGVRVRAGQQLGTVGRTGNANNVCHLHFGVSPPCTGRNDWWIRRGVVWPAPYLDAWRRGVDRAPSAEVSAWRRRHGCPRAPHTR, translated from the coding sequence ATGCCCCCGCCACCGACCGGCCGCCGCCCGGCGTACCTGGTCCTGCTGCTGCTCGTGTCGGCGCTGACGGCCGGCTGCGCGACGACCCGGCCGGGGGCGGTGGCCGACCGGCCCACCGGTCTGCCCACGGCCGTCCAGCCGGGTACACCGACCTCCGGCCCCGCCCAGGCCCCGACCTCGGCCGGCCCGTCGGCGGCGGCGACCCGCGCCGCGCTCCGGCATGTCTTTCCGGTACGCGCCCGTTCGATCGCCTACCACCCGACCCACTCGGTCTACCCCGGTACGGACATCTTCGCCGACTGCGGCGAGCCGGTCGTGGCGGTCACCGAGGGGACGGTCCTGGAGGTCAGCCGGGTGGATCGGTTCGACCGACGCGGGCCCCTCGGGCCGTGGAACGGCGGGTTGTCCGTCTCGCTGCTCGGCGACGACGGGGTGCGCTACTACGGCTCGCACCTGACCGAGGTCACCGCCGGGATCGACTCCGGTGTCCGGGTCCGCGCCGGCCAGCAGCTCGGAACGGTGGGCCGCACCGGCAACGCGAACAACGTGTGCCACCTGCACTTCGGTGTCTCACCGCCGTGCACCGGCAGGAACGACTGGTGGATCCGGCGAGGGGTGGTCTGGCCGGCGCCCTATCTGGACGCCTGGCGGCGCGGCGTGGACCGGGCACCCTCGGCCGAGGTGTCTGCCTGGCGCCGTCGGCACGGCTGCCCGAGGGCGCCGCACACCCGCTAG
- a CDS encoding TetR/AcrR family transcriptional regulator, translating to MTVDGRRVRGERTRTAVLDAAVVLATEAGLHGLSLGQLADALDVSKSGLFAHWRSKEALQLATVDRAVEQWQERIVDPALRAPRGVRRLLALHEARISFYATGTLPGGCFFANTQFEYNARPGPVRDRLAEVFARWTAFLERLVTEAVDAGELPTDTDATRLAYEIDALGIAAAMRSRLLDPETTYAHARHTVLTRLRTLCPDPTLLPEGLR from the coding sequence ATGACCGTCGACGGCCGCCGCGTACGCGGCGAGCGCACCCGCACCGCCGTGCTGGACGCCGCGGTGGTGCTCGCCACGGAGGCCGGGCTGCACGGCCTCTCCCTCGGGCAACTCGCGGACGCGTTGGACGTCAGCAAGTCGGGCCTGTTCGCACACTGGCGCTCGAAGGAGGCACTCCAGCTCGCCACCGTCGACCGGGCCGTCGAGCAGTGGCAGGAGCGGATCGTCGACCCCGCGCTTCGGGCACCCCGCGGAGTGCGCCGGCTGTTGGCCTTGCACGAGGCCCGGATCTCCTTCTACGCGACCGGGACGCTCCCCGGCGGCTGCTTCTTCGCCAACACCCAATTCGAGTACAACGCCCGCCCCGGCCCGGTCCGGGACAGGCTCGCCGAGGTCTTCGCCCGCTGGACCGCGTTCCTGGAGCGGCTCGTGACGGAGGCGGTCGACGCCGGCGAACTCCCCACCGACACCGATGCCACCCGGCTGGCGTACGAGATCGACGCCCTCGGTATCGCCGCCGCCATGCGCTCCCGCCTGCTGGACCCGGAGACCACCTACGCGCACGCGCGCCACACCGTGCTGACCCGGCTCCGGACGCTGTGCCCGGACCCGACCCTGCTACCGGAAGGCCTGAGATGA